One stretch of Bacteroidota bacterium DNA includes these proteins:
- the greA gene encoding transcription elongation factor GreA, which yields MGKPTYFTQEGLEKLKDELHQLTTFERPSISKQIAEARDKGDLSENAEYDAAKEAQGLLELKISKLQDVLSTARIIDESKLDNSKVLILSKVKIKNTKNGATMIYTLVPENEADLKTGKISINSPIATGLLGKKIGESVAIAVPSGEMEFEIIEIGR from the coding sequence ATGGGCAAACCAACATATTTTACTCAGGAAGGTCTGGAGAAGTTGAAGGATGAATTACATCAATTAACAACTTTTGAGCGCCCTTCCATTTCCAAACAAATTGCAGAAGCAAGAGACAAGGGTGATCTTTCAGAAAATGCGGAATATGATGCAGCCAAGGAAGCCCAGGGTTTACTTGAATTGAAAATATCAAAATTGCAGGATGTTTTAAGTACTGCCCGTATTATTGATGAATCTAAACTGGATAATTCCAAAGTACTTATTCTTTCTAAAGTTAAAATAAAGAATACAAAAAATGGAGCAACAATGATTTATACACTTGTTCCTGAAAATGAAGCCGATCTTAAAACGGGTAAAATCTCAATAAATTCACCCATAGCAACTGGCTTGTTGGGCAAAAAAATTGGTGAGAGTGTTGCTATTGCCGTCCCATCTGGAGAAATGGAATTTGAAATAATTGAAATTGGCAGATAA
- a CDS encoding HIT family protein, which produces MASVFTKIINGEIPSHKIAETDDFFAFLDISPLALGHTLVIPKKEVDYILNLEDELYSHLWAFAKTIAIALEKSVDCKRIGIAVIGLEVAHTHIHLIPINKVDDINFSRPKMKLSDEQYALIAKDIRNNLAFPFN; this is translated from the coding sequence ATGGCATCTGTATTCACTAAAATCATAAATGGCGAAATTCCTTCTCACAAGATTGCTGAGACAGATGATTTTTTCGCATTTTTAGATATTAGCCCACTTGCACTTGGCCATACGCTCGTAATTCCCAAAAAAGAAGTTGATTATATATTGAATCTTGAAGACGAATTATATTCACATTTATGGGCTTTTGCTAAAACTATTGCCATTGCTCTTGAAAAATCAGTTGATTGCAAAAGAATTGGAATAGCTGTTATTGGCCTGGAGGTGGCTCATACTCATATTCACCTTATTCCAATTAATAAGGTTGATGATATTAATTTTTCCAGGCCTAAAATGAAATTATCGGATGAACAATATGCCCTAATCGCAAAGGATATTCGTAATAACCTTGCTTTTCCTTTTAATTGA
- a CDS encoding PorV/PorQ family protein, whose amino-acid sequence MNRYLKFAFAVVGSAILCSNGIAGNKDRAGQAGGSALLINPWARSTGWGGANTASVSGIEAMSLNVAGIAFTKKTEIVFAHTNWLNISGSIDDNININAFGLSQRVGETGVIGLSVLSMNFGDVMVTTVDLPEGGLGNFSPSYSVIGLSYAKEFSNSIYGGLTLKMVSEKIANAGATGVAIDAGVRYVTGENDKIKFGIALRNVGPPMKFKGDGLSIRGVIPTTGASLTVEQRTSPYELPSMINIGASYDFKLLEDHRLTLAGNFASNSFTRDQILLGLEYGFKNYFMLRGGYAYEEGITSVSDRVTAFTGPSAGATFELPLNDKGTTFGFDYSYRATNPFNGVHSLGVRINL is encoded by the coding sequence ATGAATAGATATTTAAAATTCGCCTTTGCAGTAGTTGGTTCAGCAATTTTATGCTCAAATGGTATTGCGGGTAATAAGGATAGAGCAGGACAAGCCGGTGGATCTGCACTATTAATAAACCCTTGGGCCAGGAGTACTGGATGGGGAGGCGCAAACACTGCCAGTGTATCTGGTATTGAAGCCATGAGCCTTAATGTTGCAGGAATTGCTTTTACAAAAAAAACAGAAATTGTTTTTGCACATACTAACTGGCTTAACATTTCAGGCTCAATTGATGACAACATTAACATTAACGCATTCGGTTTATCTCAGCGTGTTGGTGAAACCGGGGTAATTGGCCTTAGTGTATTATCCATGAATTTTGGAGATGTAATGGTTACCACTGTTGATTTGCCTGAAGGTGGATTGGGTAATTTTTCTCCTTCTTACTCTGTAATTGGTCTTTCCTACGCGAAGGAGTTTTCGAACAGTATATATGGAGGATTAACGCTTAAAATGGTTTCTGAGAAAATAGCAAATGCCGGTGCTACTGGAGTTGCTATTGATGCCGGTGTAAGATATGTTACAGGTGAAAATGATAAAATAAAATTTGGAATTGCACTAAGAAATGTTGGCCCACCAATGAAATTCAAAGGAGATGGTCTTTCTATTAGAGGTGTTATTCCTACTACAGGTGCTAGTCTTACCGTTGAACAAAGAACTTCTCCATATGAGTTACCCTCAATGATTAATATTGGTGCTTCTTATGATTTCAAGCTTCTAGAAGATCACAGATTAACTCTTGCAGGAAATTTTGCCTCCAATTCGTTTACCAGAGATCAAATTTTGTTAGGACTTGAATATGGTTTCAAAAATTATTTCATGCTTAGAGGTGGATATGCTTACGAAGAAGGAATTACTAGTGTTAGTGACAGAGTAACAGCCTTTACTGGTCCTTCTGCAGGTGCTACTTTTGAACTTCCTTTAAATGATAAGGGAACCACCTTTGGTTTCGATTACTCTTACCGTGCTACAAATCCTTTTAACGGTGTTCATAGTTTAGGGGTGAGAATTAATTTATAG
- the ruvC gene encoding crossover junction endodeoxyribonuclease RuvC — MNSDRIILGIDPGTNIMGYGVIHIKQKKMELLSLGTINMSKIDDHHIKLKNIFESTVQLIELYKPDDMAIEAPFFGKNVQSMLKLGRAQGVAIAAALHRNIPITEYAPKKIKQSITGNGNASKEQVSAMLQSLLVFQNIPNSLDATDGLAAAVCHYFQKNSAGEKKVYSGWESFIVANPKRKIN; from the coding sequence TTGAATTCAGACAGAATAATTCTGGGAATTGATCCTGGTACAAACATTATGGGTTATGGAGTAATTCACATCAAACAAAAAAAGATGGAATTACTATCTCTGGGTACAATAAATATGAGCAAAATTGATGACCATCATATAAAACTAAAAAACATTTTTGAATCAACGGTTCAGCTAATCGAACTTTACAAACCGGATGATATGGCAATTGAGGCACCATTTTTCGGAAAAAACGTTCAATCTATGTTAAAGTTGGGCCGTGCCCAAGGTGTTGCAATTGCAGCTGCATTGCATAGAAATATCCCAATTACTGAATATGCACCAAAAAAAATAAAACAATCCATTACCGGAAATGGTAATGCTTCAAAGGAACAAGTATCGGCCATGCTGCAAAGCTTATTGGTATTTCAAAACATACCAAATTCCCTTGATGCTACGGATGGGCTTGCCGCAGCGGTATGCCATTATTTTCAAAAGAATTCAGCTGGTGAAAAAAAAGTTTATTCAGGTTGGGAATCTTTCATTGTTGCAAACCCTAAACGAAAAATCAATTAA